The following are from one region of the Verrucomicrobiaceae bacterium genome:
- a CDS encoding BlaI/MecI/CopY family transcriptional regulator yields the protein MAKKALPALSAAEQALMDILWKKHPASVLELLDAVNENRAEPVTRNTLQTQLTRLEAKGWIVRDDSNRSHAYEPAVKEQPGRTSVLTELKKRLFGGSSLALVRCLVENGDITAEELAELKKLISNKKGGTSS from the coding sequence ATGGCCAAAAAAGCACTCCCAGCCCTTTCCGCTGCCGAACAGGCACTCATGGACATCCTTTGGAAAAAGCATCCCGCCTCCGTTTTGGAGCTGCTGGATGCCGTGAACGAAAACCGCGCCGAACCCGTCACGCGCAACACCCTGCAAACGCAGCTCACACGCCTGGAGGCCAAAGGATGGATCGTGCGTGACGACAGCAACCGCAGCCACGCCTACGAACCCGCCGTCAAAGAGCAGCCGGGCCGCACCAGTGTCCTCACCGAGCTCAAAAAGCGCCTCTTCGGCGGCAGCAGCCTCGCCCTCGTCCGTTGCCTCGTCGAAAACGGCGACATCACCGCCGAAGAGCTCGCCGAACTAAAAAAACTCATCAGCAACAAAAAAGGAGGCACTTCATCATGA
- a CDS encoding DNA-binding transcriptional regulator: MSSASPRIPEVAILVDTSRSYGRDIVRGIRRYVAEHGPWSLYLEPRDLRSSFPDWLKNWHGDGILSRTADQALLRQLKATKLPVVELRTTVLKHPFPFVGMDNSVVGTRVAEHFRHRGFQHFGCVLDASEAFFIERSERFAMAVSRFGFDCPIFQSKCKNWEQHRGALVTWLQSLPRPVGVFAVNDQLGFWVLDAARRAGLAVPEELAVVGAENDNMLCETASPPLSSVRLRGQTVGFDAARVLDEWMAGRRIPQPDERHLHAPGDIVIRQSSDIVAVEDARISAALRFIRQNAAQSLDVTAVARACALSRSVLERRMKSLIGRSPGEEIARQKFALVEQLLTHTGLTLDAIAAKCGFTHPQYMAEAFRKRTGMTPGQFRKRHVV, from the coding sequence ATGTCGTCTGCCTCACCTAGAATACCCGAGGTCGCTATCCTCGTTGATACTTCGCGCTCTTACGGTCGCGACATCGTGCGCGGCATTCGCCGCTACGTCGCGGAGCATGGGCCGTGGTCACTCTATCTGGAGCCACGTGATCTGCGTAGCAGCTTTCCAGATTGGCTTAAAAATTGGCATGGTGATGGCATCCTCTCCCGCACTGCCGATCAGGCCCTGCTGCGCCAGCTCAAGGCGACGAAGCTGCCCGTCGTCGAGCTACGCACGACCGTTTTGAAGCATCCTTTTCCCTTTGTGGGCATGGATAACAGTGTCGTCGGCACGCGTGTGGCTGAGCACTTTCGCCATCGCGGCTTTCAGCACTTTGGCTGCGTGCTGGATGCCTCAGAGGCCTTCTTCATCGAGCGCAGTGAGCGCTTCGCTATGGCGGTGAGTCGTTTCGGTTTTGACTGCCCTATTTTTCAGTCGAAGTGCAAAAACTGGGAGCAGCATCGAGGCGCTCTCGTTACTTGGTTGCAGAGTTTGCCCAGACCCGTGGGCGTTTTCGCCGTGAATGACCAGCTCGGTTTTTGGGTGCTCGACGCCGCTCGCCGTGCCGGACTCGCCGTGCCGGAGGAGCTCGCCGTCGTCGGCGCGGAGAATGACAACATGCTTTGCGAGACCGCCTCGCCGCCGCTTTCCAGTGTGCGCTTGCGCGGTCAGACCGTCGGTTTCGATGCCGCACGGGTGCTGGATGAATGGATGGCGGGGAGGCGCATCCCCCAGCCTGATGAGAGGCATCTCCACGCCCCAGGGGACATCGTCATACGGCAGTCGAGTGACATCGTCGCTGTGGAGGATGCTCGCATCTCTGCTGCGTTGCGGTTCATCCGCCAAAACGCCGCACAAAGCCTCGATGTCACTGCTGTGGCTCGTGCCTGTGCTCTCTCGCGGAGTGTGCTGGAGCGCCGCATGAAGTCCCTCATCGGCCGCAGCCCCGGCGAGGAGATCGCTCGGCAAAAATTCGCCCTCGTCGAGCAACTGCTCACCCACACCGGCCTCACTCTCGATGCAATCGCCGCGAAGTGCGGCTTCACTCACCCGCAATACATGGCGGAGGCCTTCCGCAAACGCACCGGCATGACGCCTGGGCAATTTCGGAAGAGGCACGTGGTTTGA
- a CDS encoding c-type cytochrome gives MRVASISKTIVLMGLIGFMHRGSDAHPLQAEPINHAYVFTFDQFHLAVDPDEHLVNGGLLLMAELNCTACHAVPKAWQERLKPKPAPDLSAVGSRLDEDTLWLMIRSPQHRKKGTQMPGLFAGEEGDEEKAEALVEYLSSLKPETQKKMPAGDAERGKGLYHKVGCVACHEPALDVRPPKVPADAEIEKPGNGSVPIALADAYEFNALAAFLKNPLHTRPAGRMPDMRLSEQEAADIAAYLHTGRVAEKATARAALKIPPQGIEKGKALFESMNCVACHQMGTASPLRPIQNPSIGCLDEKQPTGTPRFDLNELQKKALRLALAEIQKPAPQLTAQQQIDWQMSRLNCYACHDRDGKGGPEDPRAQFFGVNDATAESLGELAHLPPNLDKVGRKLTRGWFEKILWGQNGSVRPYMDTRMPNFGQAQTEMLISTFQEADKLDKPVQIDISGLEKHHRAELGRKLLGSTGLACVACHGLKERKSLGPPVIRLTHTVERLQPEYFKELLLNPQVTQPGTVMPPMFVGRKTADKDIESLWTYLREVEGQPLPEGLMSAEDFELKPTVKPIVFRSFIEGVGTHAIGVGFPGGLNAAFDAKTARWAIVWKGRFLDAMSNWQDRAMPPIKPLGTDIKTLPDAAPRVFQGYKLGKDGVPTFLYRENGQQVEDTLRPRKNGFEHIIQTNGQETKEVVSW, from the coding sequence ATGAGAGTAGCCTCCATCTCTAAAACGATCGTGCTGATGGGCCTTATCGGCTTCATGCATCGCGGTAGTGATGCCCATCCACTCCAGGCAGAGCCTATCAATCACGCCTACGTCTTCACCTTCGACCAATTCCATCTGGCCGTAGATCCAGATGAGCATCTCGTGAATGGTGGCCTGCTTTTGATGGCTGAGCTGAACTGCACCGCCTGTCATGCCGTGCCAAAAGCCTGGCAAGAGAGACTAAAGCCGAAGCCAGCGCCCGATCTGAGCGCCGTCGGATCGCGACTGGATGAGGACACCCTCTGGCTCATGATCCGTAGCCCGCAGCATCGGAAAAAAGGCACGCAGATGCCAGGTCTCTTCGCTGGAGAGGAAGGCGATGAAGAGAAAGCGGAAGCACTGGTCGAGTACCTCAGCTCCTTGAAGCCCGAAACGCAAAAAAAAATGCCCGCTGGCGATGCCGAGCGCGGTAAAGGCCTCTACCACAAAGTTGGCTGTGTGGCCTGCCATGAGCCCGCGCTCGATGTGCGGCCTCCGAAAGTGCCTGCTGATGCCGAAATCGAAAAACCCGGCAATGGCTCCGTGCCCATCGCACTCGCGGATGCGTATGAATTCAATGCATTGGCCGCTTTCCTCAAAAACCCGCTCCACACCCGCCCCGCAGGCCGCATGCCTGACATGCGCCTCAGTGAGCAGGAGGCTGCTGACATCGCCGCCTACCTCCACACGGGTCGTGTGGCCGAAAAAGCCACGGCGCGTGCTGCGCTGAAGATTCCGCCCCAGGGCATCGAAAAAGGCAAAGCACTCTTTGAAAGCATGAACTGCGTCGCGTGCCATCAAATGGGCACTGCCAGCCCTCTGCGACCGATTCAAAACCCCAGCATCGGCTGCCTCGATGAAAAGCAGCCCACTGGCACTCCGCGCTTTGATTTGAATGAGCTGCAAAAAAAGGCTCTGCGCCTCGCTCTTGCCGAAATCCAAAAACCAGCCCCTCAACTCACCGCACAGCAGCAGATTGATTGGCAGATGAGCCGCCTGAACTGTTACGCATGCCATGACCGCGATGGCAAAGGCGGGCCCGAAGATCCGCGAGCACAGTTTTTCGGTGTGAACGATGCCACTGCCGAATCGCTCGGCGAATTGGCTCATTTGCCGCCGAATCTCGACAAAGTCGGTCGCAAGCTCACGCGGGGTTGGTTTGAAAAAATCCTCTGGGGCCAAAATGGCAGCGTGCGGCCCTACATGGACACACGCATGCCGAATTTCGGCCAAGCGCAGACCGAAATGCTCATCAGCACTTTCCAGGAAGCGGACAAACTCGATAAACCTGTGCAGATCGACATCAGTGGCCTCGAAAAGCACCATCGTGCTGAGCTCGGTCGCAAGCTGCTGGGCTCCACGGGGCTCGCCTGCGTCGCCTGCCACGGCCTGAAGGAGCGCAAATCGCTGGGGCCACCTGTCATCCGTCTCACGCACACGGTGGAGCGGCTCCAGCCAGAGTATTTTAAAGAGCTGCTGCTCAACCCCCAAGTCACGCAACCCGGCACCGTCATGCCGCCGATGTTTGTAGGCCGCAAAACGGCTGACAAAGACATCGAGAGCCTCTGGACCTACCTGCGAGAGGTGGAAGGCCAGCCTCTGCCGGAGGGACTCATGTCCGCAGAGGACTTTGAACTCAAACCCACGGTCAAACCCATCGTCTTTCGCAGCTTTATCGAAGGCGTCGGCACGCATGCCATCGGTGTCGGCTTCCCAGGGGGCCTGAATGCCGCCTTTGACGCTAAAACCGCCCGGTGGGCCATCGTGTGGAAAGGCCGCTTCCTCGATGCCATGAGCAACTGGCAAGACCGCGCCATGCCGCCCATCAAACCGCTGGGCACCGACATCAAAACACTGCCGGATGCAGCGCCGCGAGTCTTCCAGGGTTACAAGCTCGGTAAAGATGGCGTTCCCACCTTCCTCTACCGCGAAAACGGCCAACAAGTCGAGGACACCCTTCGTCCGAGAAAGAACGGCTTCGAGCACATCATCCAAACCAACGGCCAAGAAACCAAGGAGGTCGTGTCATGGTAA
- a CDS encoding Glu/Leu/Phe/Val dehydrogenase codes for MACQQFDLVADFLEIPDNARDRLKLPKRALSVAMPVKRDDGRVEVFMGYRVQHHLTLGPTKGGIRFHPDVTLGEVAALAMWMSWKCALTGLPYGGAKGGVCVNPRDCSTNELERITRRYTQELIPFIGPQVDIPAPDMGTNEQTMAWIMDTYSLQSGHCVPAVVTGKPVNLGGSLGRREATGRGVAYLVSRAMDTLGITASTATAVVQGYGNVGSIAASTLARQGIKIIAVSDAFGGLYNEKGIDLAKLDSHVAKTRSVVGFEGADAITNEQLLLTPCDVLAPCALERQINATNAAQIRCKILAEGANGPTTPEADAILEQRGDIFVIPDILCNAGGVIVSYFEWVQDLQSFFWDEGEVMSKLYRILEQSFVQTLNFSRKRQCGMRLAALSLGIQRVHEAKAMRGLFP; via the coding sequence ATGGCATGCCAGCAATTCGATCTGGTGGCCGATTTCCTCGAAATCCCCGACAATGCACGTGATCGGCTGAAGCTCCCCAAACGAGCCCTCAGCGTCGCGATGCCCGTGAAGCGCGACGATGGCCGCGTGGAGGTCTTCATGGGCTACCGCGTGCAGCACCACCTCACGCTCGGGCCCACCAAAGGCGGCATCCGCTTTCATCCCGATGTCACTCTGGGCGAGGTCGCCGCGCTCGCTATGTGGATGAGCTGGAAATGTGCCCTCACTGGCCTGCCTTATGGCGGAGCCAAAGGCGGCGTCTGCGTCAATCCGCGAGATTGCAGCACCAACGAGCTCGAACGCATCACCCGCCGCTACACGCAAGAGCTGATCCCCTTCATCGGCCCGCAGGTGGACATCCCCGCGCCAGACATGGGCACCAATGAGCAAACCATGGCCTGGATCATGGATACCTACTCGCTACAAAGCGGCCACTGCGTCCCCGCCGTCGTCACCGGGAAGCCCGTCAACCTCGGCGGCTCACTCGGTCGCCGCGAGGCCACTGGGCGCGGTGTCGCCTACCTCGTCTCTCGTGCCATGGACACCCTCGGCATCACCGCCAGCACGGCCACTGCCGTCGTACAAGGTTATGGCAATGTCGGCAGCATCGCTGCATCCACCCTAGCACGTCAGGGCATCAAGATTATCGCCGTCAGTGACGCCTTTGGTGGTCTCTACAACGAAAAAGGAATCGACCTCGCGAAACTCGACTCCCATGTCGCAAAAACCCGCAGCGTCGTCGGATTCGAAGGAGCAGACGCCATCACCAACGAACAGCTTTTACTCACCCCCTGTGACGTCCTCGCCCCCTGTGCCCTCGAACGGCAGATCAATGCCACCAACGCCGCCCAAATCCGCTGCAAAATCCTCGCCGAAGGAGCCAACGGCCCCACCACACCCGAGGCCGATGCCATCCTCGAACAACGTGGCGACATCTTCGTCATCCCCGACATTCTCTGCAACGCTGGCGGTGTCATCGTCAGCTACTTCGAGTGGGTGCAGGATCTCCAGAGCTTCTTCTGGGACGAAGGCGAGGTGATGAGCAAGCTCTACCGCATCCTCGAGCAGTCCTTTGTCCAAACGCTCAACTTCAGTCGCAAACGCCAGTGCGGCATGCGCCTCGCGGCACTCAGCCTCGGCATCCAGCGAGTGCATGAGGCCAAAGCCATGCGCGGGCTGTTTCCGTGA